One window of Salegentibacter sp. Hel_I_6 genomic DNA carries:
- the ltrA gene encoding group II intron reverse transcriptase/maturase: protein MIFNEEHKTQPISRLQVNEAFKRIKANKGSAGVDGLSIETVSSQPRKYLYPLWNRMASGSYFPKPVRQVLIPKGKGKMRPLGIPTVVDRVAQQVIASQLNTIVDHTFSPSSFGYRPRKSAHDALSQCRINCLRYSWAIDLDIKGFYDNIDHELLLKAVQHHTQEKHILLYVKRWLEAPVQLSDGTLHNPNGKGTPQGGVISPVLANIFMDIVFDKWIQKRYPDIQFERYADDIVVHCYHLPQANRLLEEIERRFKECKLEVNQEKTRIVYCRRNQKKRPRFKVKFQKFDFLGHTFKPRVVKIRGIMKLGFTPAISQKSINRINEELFRMNIHKMVQFTLNKIASLLRPKIRGWINYYGKFRLGGLKKLFRTLHIRLTKWIRNKYRRFKRKQWVLALRHLQKICRLEPYLFEHWQYSGLKP from the coding sequence ATGATTTTTAATGAAGAACACAAGACGCAACCTATTAGCAGGTTGCAGGTAAATGAAGCTTTTAAGAGAATAAAAGCCAACAAAGGGAGTGCTGGAGTAGATGGATTATCCATTGAAACAGTAAGTAGTCAACCACGGAAATATCTGTACCCATTATGGAACAGGATGGCCAGTGGGAGTTACTTCCCTAAACCTGTTCGACAGGTACTAATCCCAAAAGGGAAAGGTAAAATGAGACCCTTGGGTATTCCCACTGTAGTTGATCGGGTTGCCCAACAAGTAATTGCATCGCAGTTAAACACAATAGTTGATCACACCTTTAGTCCAAGCAGTTTTGGGTATCGTCCCAGGAAATCTGCACATGATGCCTTGAGCCAATGTCGTATAAATTGTTTACGATATAGCTGGGCCATTGATTTGGACATAAAAGGATTTTATGACAATATTGATCATGAACTGCTACTGAAAGCTGTTCAGCACCATACACAGGAGAAGCATATTTTGCTTTACGTGAAAAGGTGGCTGGAGGCACCAGTGCAATTATCGGATGGAACGCTGCATAATCCAAATGGTAAAGGCACACCACAGGGCGGAGTAATCAGTCCTGTATTAGCTAATATCTTTATGGATATTGTATTCGACAAGTGGATCCAAAAGCGTTATCCTGATATCCAGTTTGAACGTTACGCTGATGACATTGTGGTTCATTGTTACCACTTGCCTCAAGCTAATCGACTTCTTGAAGAAATCGAAAGACGATTCAAAGAGTGTAAACTGGAAGTGAATCAGGAGAAGACAAGAATAGTTTACTGTCGCAGAAATCAGAAGAAAAGACCAAGGTTTAAAGTCAAGTTCCAGAAGTTCGATTTTCTGGGCCACACCTTTAAACCCAGAGTAGTCAAAATAAGGGGCATAATGAAACTAGGTTTCACCCCTGCCATCAGTCAGAAAAGCATCAACAGGATAAATGAAGAGCTCTTCAGGATGAACATTCATAAAATGGTACAGTTCACGTTGAACAAAATTGCATCTCTGTTGAGGCCTAAAATCAGAGGATGGATAAACTACTACGGTAAATTTCGACTGGGAGGCCTTAAGAAGCTATTTAGAACATTGCACATTCGCTTGACAAAATGGATACGTAATAAGTACCGTAGGTTTAAGCGAAAGCAGTGGGTCCTTGCGCTACGACATCTACAGAAAATATGCAGGCTCGAACCTTACCTGTTTGAACATTGGCAATATTCAGGGCTTAAACCTTAA
- a CDS encoding DEAD/DEAH box helicase, with amino-acid sequence MAYKLLSEPIRKYIRAQGWEALRPIQAAAIQKITSTDLNYILASKTASGKTEAAFLPILSSTNFNEKGVQVLYISPLIALINDQVNRVEDLCKNLEINVTKWHGEANRSLKKKLIKNPNGIVLITPESIEAMFVNAPYNITNLFGNLKFIIIDEIHSFLGVDRGLQLMSLLYRIQKEASQNIRVIGLSATIGDDNYIHAKKLTGNAPNTKVLLDRTKKPTIAKFKFYESTSKELPLDLLKDLYLETKENKALIFPNSRGRTEEVAVKLHRISDRLNGHKNYFSHHSSVDKEIRESVEFFAKNNIRNNFCISATSTLELGIDIGTVEKIIQIDSTHSVASLVQRIGRSGRKDGQKSMVCLYATDKWSLLQSLACWSLYQKDFLEPIHTALKAYDILLHQLLSIVKQYSGIEIKNLANLLSTNPVFESISTDEIEKLINYSIDEDYLEKIRSELILGLAGEKIVNSRDFYSVFNTEPDFKVIHSGRKVGQIPFSPQIKVNENLLLAAKIWKIKDIDFKGGIIEVIPAKDGKAPSFSGGAGGIHQEVRKEMLKILKSQADYEELNQECIDILSELRFEFKKFLIQNFDTDRPLIKKENQFVFYTFSGTKINRSLSFLLGVSGTDVILNDNNSSLEIHADSFSKVISEIKKNYNNVDLHLKEKLLENDNLLAFSKWGIYLPLDYKTEIVKERYFDFEGAINLIENLNIVEHKRAT; translated from the coding sequence ATGGCGTATAAGTTATTGTCAGAACCTATAAGGAAATATATTAGAGCACAGGGATGGGAAGCTCTTAGACCTATTCAGGCAGCAGCAATACAAAAAATTACATCTACTGACCTTAATTATATTTTAGCATCTAAGACAGCCTCAGGAAAAACCGAAGCCGCTTTTCTTCCAATACTTTCTAGCACTAATTTTAATGAGAAGGGAGTTCAGGTATTATATATTTCTCCCCTCATAGCCCTTATTAATGACCAAGTCAATAGAGTTGAAGACTTATGTAAAAACCTAGAAATAAATGTCACCAAATGGCATGGAGAGGCTAACAGGTCTCTAAAGAAAAAATTGATAAAAAATCCTAATGGAATTGTATTAATTACTCCTGAGTCAATTGAGGCAATGTTTGTAAATGCACCGTATAACATCACTAATCTATTCGGCAACTTAAAATTTATAATTATTGATGAAATCCATTCTTTTTTAGGAGTAGACCGTGGCCTCCAACTGATGTCATTACTTTATAGAATTCAAAAAGAAGCCAGTCAAAACATACGTGTTATTGGACTCTCTGCTACGATTGGGGATGATAACTATATCCACGCAAAAAAATTGACGGGTAATGCACCAAATACTAAGGTTTTATTGGACAGGACGAAAAAACCTACTATAGCAAAATTTAAATTCTATGAATCCACTTCAAAAGAGTTACCTCTAGACTTATTGAAGGATCTATACCTGGAAACTAAAGAAAATAAAGCCTTGATCTTTCCAAATAGTCGTGGTAGAACCGAAGAGGTTGCAGTAAAACTGCATAGAATATCAGATAGACTCAATGGACATAAAAACTACTTCTCTCACCATTCTTCAGTCGATAAAGAAATTCGAGAAAGTGTAGAATTTTTTGCTAAGAACAATATAAGAAACAACTTTTGTATTTCTGCGACTTCAACATTGGAATTAGGAATTGATATTGGAACAGTAGAGAAAATAATTCAAATTGACTCTACACATTCTGTAGCATCATTAGTGCAAAGAATTGGTCGGAGTGGCCGTAAAGACGGGCAGAAAAGTATGGTATGCCTATATGCCACTGACAAATGGAGCCTTTTACAATCCCTTGCTTGCTGGAGCTTATACCAAAAGGACTTTTTGGAACCTATCCATACTGCATTAAAGGCTTATGATATTTTATTACACCAATTATTATCTATCGTAAAGCAATATTCAGGAATCGAGATTAAAAATCTGGCCAATCTGCTCTCTACAAATCCAGTTTTTGAAAGTATTTCTACGGATGAAATTGAAAAACTCATTAATTATTCAATTGATGAAGATTATCTTGAGAAGATACGAAGTGAACTTATTTTAGGACTGGCGGGTGAAAAAATTGTCAATTCCCGAGATTTTTACAGTGTTTTTAATACTGAACCAGATTTCAAGGTAATCCATTCAGGAAGAAAAGTTGGACAAATTCCTTTCTCTCCTCAAATCAAGGTCAATGAAAATCTGCTTTTAGCAGCGAAAATCTGGAAAATTAAGGACATTGATTTTAAAGGTGGTATAATAGAAGTTATACCGGCGAAAGATGGCAAAGCGCCATCCTTTTCTGGAGGAGCTGGGGGAATACACCAAGAAGTTAGAAAAGAGATGTTGAAAATATTAAAATCACAAGCCGATTATGAAGAGTTAAATCAAGAATGCATAGATATTTTGAGCGAACTTAGATTTGAATTTAAAAAATTTCTAATTCAAAATTTTGATACGGACCGCCCCCTGATTAAAAAAGAAAACCAATTTGTATTCTATACATTTTCAGGTACCAAAATAAATAGGAGCCTATCTTTCCTTCTGGGAGTTTCAGGGACCGATGTAATATTAAATGATAACAACAGCTCCTTAGAAATACATGCAGACTCCTTTTCCAAAGTCATCTCGGAAATTAAAAAGAATTACAATAATGTAGACTTACATTTAAAGGAAAAGCTTTTGGAAAATGATAATTTATTAGCCTTTTCTAAATGGGGAATTTATTTGCCTTTGGATTACAAGACCGAAATCGTAAAAGAAAGATATTTCGATTTTGAAGGAGCAATTAATTTAATTGAAAATTTAAATATAGTAGAGCATAAACGGGCAACATAA
- a CDS encoding BfmA/BtgA family mobilization protein: MAKSRLQLKANTAKRFREFSKKNSSNQSETLDLVLDFFEQNNLSPFETLVPSKVSLEQLIKKRIDAVIAILKNIEKTQTKPSLLMLELLMEGRSVPKLQVAKKENIVATDKKSLAQLELEISRLEELLKTTKRDLEYLIQNVEIKSNAFGSDYLKLNIPRSEFEHYKIAIKQKI, translated from the coding sequence ATGGCGAAATCAAGACTACAATTAAAAGCAAATACGGCAAAGCGGTTCCGGGAGTTTTCTAAGAAAAACAGTAGCAACCAGTCTGAAACTTTAGACCTAGTCCTGGACTTTTTTGAGCAAAATAACCTCTCTCCTTTTGAAACTTTAGTGCCCTCAAAAGTGAGCCTGGAACAACTGATTAAAAAAAGGATCGATGCCGTGATCGCCATCCTTAAAAATATTGAGAAGACCCAGACCAAACCGAGCTTGTTAATGCTGGAGTTACTAATGGAAGGGCGATCGGTTCCAAAACTTCAAGTGGCCAAAAAAGAAAACATTGTTGCTACTGATAAAAAAAGCCTGGCACAATTGGAATTGGAAATTTCCAGGCTTGAGGAGTTATTAAAAACTACCAAAAGAGATCTGGAGTACCTCATTCAAAATGTAGAAATAAAGAGTAATGCTTTTGGATCAGATTATCTAAAACTCAATATCCCTCGGTCAGAATTTGAACATTATAAAATAGCCATCAAACAAAAAATCTAA
- the mobB gene encoding MobB family relaxase, with protein MYISISPQKTGAAFSKSAGDFVNYLEKENEGKSPMEKEYFFNQYDDNIKPYEVIKGIDGNTAKLKTKEPKYYSITMSPSQYELKHIRNNPEKLKAFVRDAMKEYAASFNREIGGRPVGVDDLKYYAKIEYERTYKSNDIAVKENKPYSKQIAHLKNELRKVERGEISGRTRKLENKIQKLVRDAPYKIQGKVIEPGMKKEGLQSHVHIIVSRKDASNKYSLSPGSKYKASEVEMHGKMVKRGFERDRFFQNSEKAFDKMFQYNRNYVESYAAKKMLSKDLKQYFLGLKNLGINEKKIAFKMIRQAGLQLPVLNLPTNKVGFIYKQLKKVIETGIKSSSIGY; from the coding sequence ATGTATATCAGCATCTCTCCTCAGAAAACCGGTGCCGCTTTTTCCAAAAGTGCAGGGGATTTTGTGAACTATCTGGAAAAAGAAAACGAAGGAAAAAGCCCGATGGAAAAGGAATATTTCTTTAATCAGTATGATGATAATATAAAACCCTACGAAGTGATTAAAGGAATTGATGGGAATACTGCGAAATTAAAAACCAAAGAGCCCAAATATTACTCGATTACTATGAGTCCCAGCCAGTACGAATTAAAACACATTCGTAACAATCCTGAAAAGCTAAAGGCCTTTGTCCGTGACGCGATGAAGGAGTATGCCGCGTCTTTCAATCGGGAAATAGGTGGCAGGCCTGTGGGTGTTGATGACCTGAAATATTACGCTAAAATTGAATACGAGCGAACTTATAAAAGTAACGATATAGCAGTAAAAGAAAATAAACCCTATAGCAAGCAAATAGCGCACCTTAAAAATGAACTTCGGAAGGTAGAACGTGGGGAGATTTCAGGGCGCACCAGGAAACTTGAAAATAAAATTCAAAAGCTAGTCCGGGATGCGCCTTATAAAATCCAAGGCAAGGTGATAGAACCGGGAATGAAAAAGGAAGGACTGCAAAGTCATGTCCATATTATCGTAAGCCGAAAAGATGCCTCAAACAAATACAGTCTTTCTCCCGGTAGTAAATACAAAGCTTCTGAAGTGGAGATGCATGGTAAAATGGTCAAGCGGGGTTTTGAGCGGGATCGCTTTTTTCAGAATTCTGAAAAAGCTTTTGACAAGATGTTCCAGTACAACCGGAATTATGTGGAAAGTTATGCTGCTAAAAAGATGCTGAGTAAAGATCTAAAACAATATTTTTTAGGCTTAAAAAACCTGGGGATCAATGAGAAAAAGATCGCTTTTAAAATGATCCGACAAGCGGGCTTGCAGTTGCCCGTATTAAACCTGCCGACTAATAAAGTTGGTTTCATCTATAAACAATTAAAAAAAGTCATCGAAACCGGTATTAAATCAAGTTCTATCGGTTATTAA
- a CDS encoding transporter: MMNDLLNIKTVFIISLLWIFPLKGSAKVKDSLSVFETLNYWEECDICGCSGNGGSMGYGTLLNNNFVGLRYINQHYRSLDGIYNNSPWIDEHFNTLQAWSQIKVSEKITLNAILPYHFHNRQFEDGETQNISGLGDINILAFYKLISPKMDGWLPEQEVLFKHSLSLGGGLKAPTGEYNRANNEGSVNPGFQVGTGSWDYIFATDYLVTYKTWGAGALLNYTIKTENADAYEFGNQLNYGINIYKNITTNSIWGLTPAVGISGEVFGENKNYGQGVRDTKGDIVFGRLGLETSYNRFSMGVNLMLPIVQNLNSGNVEAIQRLGIHLNYTLY; this comes from the coding sequence ATGATGAACGATTTGCTGAATATTAAAACCGTATTTATAATAAGTCTTTTGTGGATATTTCCGCTAAAGGGCAGTGCTAAAGTAAAAGACAGTCTTTCTGTTTTTGAAACTTTGAACTATTGGGAAGAATGTGATATTTGCGGCTGTAGTGGGAATGGCGGGAGTATGGGGTATGGTACCCTGTTGAACAATAATTTTGTGGGACTGCGCTACATCAATCAACATTACCGGTCCTTAGATGGGATTTATAACAATTCCCCCTGGATCGATGAACATTTTAATACCCTGCAAGCTTGGTCCCAAATAAAGGTTTCAGAAAAAATAACGCTAAATGCCATCCTTCCCTACCATTTTCATAATAGGCAATTTGAAGATGGGGAAACCCAAAATATTTCAGGGCTGGGCGATATCAATATCCTGGCTTTTTATAAACTTATTAGCCCAAAGATGGATGGATGGTTGCCCGAGCAGGAAGTTTTGTTCAAACATAGTTTGTCACTTGGAGGTGGTTTAAAGGCTCCTACAGGGGAATACAACAGGGCTAATAACGAAGGCAGTGTAAATCCCGGTTTCCAGGTAGGTACCGGTAGCTGGGATTATATTTTTGCTACAGATTATTTGGTAACTTATAAAACCTGGGGTGCCGGGGCGCTGCTTAATTATACCATTAAAACCGAAAATGCTGATGCTTATGAATTTGGAAATCAGTTAAATTACGGGATTAATATTTACAAAAATATTACCACAAATTCGATTTGGGGGTTAACCCCTGCTGTTGGAATTTCTGGGGAAGTTTTTGGGGAAAACAAAAATTACGGGCAAGGGGTAAGAGATACTAAAGGTGATATTGTTTTTGGGAGGTTAGGCCTGGAAACGAGTTATAATAGGTTTTCTATGGGCGTAAACCTTATGCTGCCCATTGTCCAAAATTTGAATTCGGGGAATGTGGAAGCCATTCAACGATTAGGGATTCATCTCAATTATACACTTTATTAA
- a CDS encoding cytochrome-c peroxidase, which produces MRWKCLAFTISTMEKVVTIKPRISPNSSSGKFYFLKKRLLPVICGLLLFSCSKEEAEYIPIDENLEVNIPSNFPAMTYDLEANPPTKNGFQLGKKLFYEGGLSGNGFISCGFCHEQRFAFTHHGHQFSHGIDDLEGIRNAPAIQNMAFQKEFAWDGATSHLDLFPIIPITNEVEMGETMTNVIAKLRNDSEYRQLFAAAFTNEAVNNENMLKALSQFMVMMISADSKYDKHVRGENGGDFTDKEKYGLEVFQQKCASCHTSDLFTDDAFRNNGLPPYPGINDVGREEVSGSKSDRYKFKVPSLRNVAVTAPYMHDGRFGSLESVLDFYDSGVHDSETLDPILKQNNRLGINLSEEEKEALLAFMNTLTDETYLNDERFAEY; this is translated from the coding sequence CACCATTAAGCCAAGAATTTCCCCGAACTCATCTTCGGGGAAATTTTACTTTCTAAAAAAGCGCTTATTACCGGTAATTTGTGGCCTATTGCTGTTCAGCTGCTCAAAAGAAGAGGCGGAATATATCCCGATAGATGAAAATTTAGAAGTGAATATTCCTTCTAATTTTCCGGCTATGACCTACGATTTGGAAGCCAATCCGCCTACAAAAAACGGGTTTCAGTTGGGGAAGAAACTATTCTATGAAGGGGGTTTATCTGGAAATGGATTTATTTCCTGTGGCTTTTGCCACGAGCAACGTTTTGCCTTTACCCATCACGGGCATCAGTTTAGCCACGGTATAGACGATCTGGAAGGAATAAGAAATGCACCGGCCATCCAAAATATGGCTTTTCAGAAGGAATTTGCATGGGACGGCGCTACTTCGCATTTAGATTTATTTCCCATTATTCCCATAACTAATGAAGTGGAAATGGGGGAAACGATGACAAATGTAATTGCTAAACTTAGAAACGATTCGGAGTACCGGCAGCTGTTTGCCGCGGCTTTTACGAATGAAGCGGTAAATAATGAAAATATGCTTAAAGCCTTATCTCAATTTATGGTGATGATGATTTCAGCCGATAGCAAATACGATAAGCATGTGCGTGGCGAAAACGGTGGTGATTTTACCGATAAGGAAAAGTATGGATTAGAAGTTTTTCAGCAAAAATGCGCCAGTTGCCATACTTCTGATTTATTTACCGATGATGCCTTTAGGAATAACGGATTGCCGCCTTACCCAGGGATTAATGATGTGGGGAGGGAAGAAGTAAGTGGCAGTAAAAGCGACCGCTATAAATTTAAAGTGCCAAGCCTTAGGAATGTTGCGGTTACCGCTCCTTATATGCACGATGGCCGCTTTGGAAGCCTGGAATCGGTACTTGATTTTTATGACAGTGGCGTGCATGATTCAGAAACCCTGGATCCAATTTTAAAACAAAATAACAGGTTGGGGATTAATCTCAGCGAAGAAGAAAAAGAAGCTTTGCTGGCTTTTATGAACACCCTTACCGATGAAACTTATTTAAATGATGAACGATTTGCTGAATATTAA